The Buchnera aphidicola (Cavariella theobaldi) DNA window TTTAAAAACAAATTTTATATTATTTATAATCCTAAAAATTAAATAAATATATTCTAAACACTTTTTAAAAGTATATTTAAGAATAACTATATTATTTAATATAACTTATATTTTTATTTAGAATGACTAAAAATTATATTTTTATCACCGGCGGAGTAGTATCGTCTTTAGGAAAGGGAATTACAGCTGCTTCTCTGGGTGCGGTATTAGAAGCAAGAAATTTAAAAGTAACTATTATCAAGCTAGATCCATATATTAATGTTGATCCAGGAACAATGAGCCCTATGCAGCACGGAGAGGTATTTGTTACTGAAGATGGTGCAGAAACGGATTTAGATTTAGGGCATTATGAACGTTTTATTCATACTAAAATGACTCATCTTAATAATTTTACTACAGGAAGTATTTATTCTGAAGTATTACAAAAAGAGCGAAGAGGAGATTACTTAGGATCCACTATTCAAGTTATACCTCATATTACTAATGCTATTAAAGAAAGAATAATTTTATGTGCTAAGAATAATGATATTATTCTAGTAGAAATAGGCGGCACAGTTGGTGATATTGAATCTTTACCTTTTTTAGAAGCTATCCGTCAAATGGCTGTAGATATTGGTCGAAAAAATATTATATATATACATTTAACATTAGTACCGTATATTTCTACAGCTGGAGAAATCAAAACTAAACCTACTCAGCATTCAGTAAAAGAATTACTTTCTATTGGAATACAGCCGGATATACTAATTTGTCGATCTGAAAAAAAAGTGCAAATAAAAGAACGAAAAAAAATTTCCCTTTTTTGCAATGTACCTGTAAATGCTGTAATTTCTTTAAAAGATGTTAAATCAATCTATACTATACCTAAATTATTACAAAAACAAAAATTAGATCAATATATTTGTGAATATTTTAAAATAAATGCTCCAGAAGCAAATTTAAAAACATGGGAAAAATTAATTGACGCAGAAAAAAATTCTCATAATACAGTAATAATTGGTATTATCGGAAAATATATTACTTTACCTGATGCTTATAAATCAGTAATCGAAGCTTTAAAGCACGGCGGTTTAAAAAATCGAATTAAAGTTAAAATTAAATTGATTGATTCTCAAGAAATAACAAATAAAACATGTGTACTTCTTCACAAACTTAACGGTATTGTAATCCCAGGTGGTTTTGGAGATCGTGGTATTATAGGAAAATTACTTTCAGTACAATATGCACGTGAAAATAATATTCCCTATTTTGGAATATGTTTAGGAATGCAAATAGCCATTATAGAATTTGCAAAAAATGTTGTTGGTATTATTAATGCAAATTCTACAGAATTTGATTCACAGTGCACATTTCCTATTATTGATTTAATGAAAAAAGAAAAAAACATAATATATAATATTGAAAAAAAAAATACAAATATAAATTTTGGTGGAACAATGAGATTAGGAAGTCAAACTTGCAAATTAAAAAAAAATAGTTTATCTAGGCATCTTTATGACAAAGAAAAGATTATAGAAAGACATCGACATAGATATGAAGTTAATAATATTTTATTTAAAAAAATAGAAAAAGCAGGATTGATTGCAACAGGACACTCTGAAAATAATAATATCATTGAAATAGTTGAAATATTACATCATCCATGGTTCGTAGCATGTCAGTTTCATCCAGAATTTACTTCTACACCTCGTGATGGACATCCATTATTTATAGATTTTATAAAATCTGCTGCAAAAAATAAAAATTTTAAAAAGGTTTGAAAAATGTCAAAAATTACAAAAATTATTGCTCGTGAAATAATAGATTCTCGAGGAAATCCTACTGTAGAATCTGAAGTACATCTTCTAGATGGTTGCATCGGAATTGCTTCCATTCCTTCAGGAGCTTCTACAGGATCTAAAGAAGCAGTTGAACTAAGAGATGAAGATAAAAATCGATTTATGGGAAGAGGAGTTAAAAAAGCAGTATCATCTGTTAACACCATAATATCTCACGCTTTAAAAAATAAAAATTCGTGTAATCAAAAAGAAATTGATAATATTATGATCCAGTTAGATGGGACAGAAAATAAATCAAAATTAGGAGCAAATGCTATTTTATCTGTATCATTAGCAACTGCCAAAGCGGCTGCACTATCTAAAAAAATACCATTATATGCTCACATTTCAGAATTAAATAATACAGATAATATCTTTTCTATGCCCCTTCCTATGATGAATATTATTAACGGTGGAAAACATGCCAGTAATAATATTGATTTACAAGAATTCATGATTCAACCGATTAGCGCTGTTAATATAAAAAATGCTATTCGTATAGGTTGTGAAATATTTCAATCCTTAGGAGAAGTTTTAAAAGATTATAGAATGAATACAACAGTAGGAGATGAAGGGGGATACGCTCCCAATTTAACATCTAATGCTGAAGCTTTCAATCTTATTTATAAAGCTATAAAAAAAACTAAATATAAATTAGAAAAAGACATAACATTAGCTATAGATTGCGCTGCATCAGAAATATACGATAAAAAGAAAAAAAAATATGAACTTAAAGGTGAAAATCTCAGTTTAAATTCTATAGAGTTTACTGATTATTTAGAAAAATTATCAAATCAATATCCCATTCTCTCTATTGAAGATGGACAAGATGAATCAGATTGGTCTGGTTTTTTATATCAAACAAAAAAACTAGGTGATAAATTGCAATTAGTAGGAGATGATTTATTTGTTACTAACACCAAAATTCTAAAAAAAGGTATTAAAAAAGGTATTGCGAATGCTATTTTAATTAAACCAAATCAAATTGGTACTTTAACTGAAACTTTATCAGCAATTCAAATGGCAAAAAATGCAAAATATAATGTAATTATTTCACATCGATCTGGTGAAACAGAAGATTCTTTCATATCTGATTTATCTGTAGGGACATCTTCAGGCCAAATAAAAACTGGTTCTATGAGTCGATCAGATAGAACATCGAAATATAATCAACTCATAAGAATTGAAGAAAGAATAGGAAAACAGAATGTACCATTCTTTCATTTTAAAAAAATTTAAAAATTATTTTTTGATATTTTTTATATCTTTATTTTAAAAATCTATTATTCCCAGAGAATCAGGTATATCTTACACCTGCTTCTCGCAAGAGAATATAATTTATATATCAAATAATCTTTTGTTATAATAAAGATACTTATATTTTTAAAAATGATTCAATCATACTCTTGCAAAGATACTGATGAATATTTATTAAAAATATAATAAAAAAAGAAGTTTAAATCTACATTTAAAAAAATTTTTTAATATTACATAATTTTATATATTACATTTTTATTTAACAATAAACCTTTATCATTATATAATAATTTAAAATTAAAAAAAAATATTTTCTATATGTTTTTTATATTTTTATAATAACTTTAAATATTATTTTTTTATATTTTATAAAAAAATTTGACAAGAGTAACATAAAAAAATTTAGTAAATTTTATATCGTTTTAAATAATTTATAGTCAAATTATATTGATAAATTTTTATATAAAAAATATTATTTTAATTTAAATTTAATGAAATAAAATTACGATTATGTAACATTTGAATAATCTTTTTTACATTGCTTTCTAATATTAATGTGCCATTTAAATGTAAATCAGGTTGTTGAGGAATTTCATATGCTAACTGCAGACCAGTAAAATTAGAAATTTTTCCAGAGCGCGCTTTTTTATATAATCCTTTCGTATCACGCTTTTCACAAATACTTAATGGTGTATCTACATAAACTTCTACAACATTCTTTCTTCCTAACAATTGATAGACCATATTTCTATCGTATTCATAAGGGGAAATAATAGAAACTAATACTATAATACCCGTATCTAAAATAATTTTTGTCACCTCTCCTATACGTCTAATGTTTTCTTTGCGATCAGACGTACTAAAGCTCAAATCCGAACATAAACCAGATCGAACATTATCTCCGTCTAATAAATAAGTACTAATACCATGCCGAAATAAAAATGTTTCTACAGCATTAGCAATAGTTGATTTTCCTGAACCAGACAATCCGGTAAACCAAATTACAATGGATTTATGATTATGATTTTTTTCGCGATGTATACGCGTTATGTCATATTGTTTCCAAAAAATATCATTTTTTTTATTATTATTCATATCATTTACAGCCTTTATTTATATTATCTATATTGATACTCCAATGAGGAAAATATTGACATATTAAAGAACGCAAATCTAGTTCAAATTGTTTCATATCAGGTTCTTTTTTTATTATTTTTTCATTTATACTTTCAACAATCATACCGGCACCCACTGTATTATTTGTCAATAAATCAATCAATATTATATTACCGGTAAATCTATTATCTTGATATGAATCAAAAATCATAGGAATATTGAAAATTATTTGAATACGACCAATATTATTTAAAGAAAGTTTATTACTTTTTATTTTTTTTAAAGTATTAATATCAATTGTATATAAAATTTTTTCTATATAAACACGTGTTTTTTTCCCAGATAATTTAATCATATACTCTTGCCCTACTAACAATGTTGTATCAGTCATCCATACAACATCTATAACAGCTTTTTTATGAGCGATTAAATCTGAATTCACATTAACCAAGAAATCACCACGACTAATATCTATATCATCTTCCAATACTACTGTAATAGCTTGTCCACTATAAGCTATTTTTAAATCCTTTTCAAAAGTTACAATACGAGCAATACGAGAAGAAATATTTGCAGGTAATATTTTTATTTTCTGCCCCACAAGCATTTTACCAGAAACTAAAGTGCCAGAATAACCGCGAAAATTAGCATTAGGCCGATTAATGTATTGAACTGGAAATCTGATTTCTTCTATATTAGTATGATGGTGGATATCAATTGTTTCTAAAATACGTAATAATGTAATACCATCATACCAAGCCATAAAAGAACTAGGAAATACAATATTATCACCTAATAACGAAGATATCGGTACAAAAAAAATTTTTAAATTATGAGAAATTTTTTCAGAAAAAATAAGAAATTGCTTTTTTATATTTAAATATATATCTTTTTTATATTCTACTAAATCCATTTTATTAATAGCAACGATAAAATATTTAATACCTAACAATGAAGAAATAAAAGTATGTCGATATGTTTGTTTAGATAAACCTTTTCTAGCATCTACTAATAAGATTGATAAATCACATGTTGACGCTCCCGTAACCATATTACGTGTATATTGTTCATGACCCGGTGTATCAGCGATAATAAATTTTCTTTGATTAGTAGAAAAATAACGATATGCCACATCAATAGTAATTCCTTGTTCACGCTCATCTTGTAAACCATCTACTAAAAGCGCAAGATCTATAGTATCCTTATCTTGTGTTCCGTACCGTTTACTATCATTCTTTAATACATTTAATTGATCCACATAAATTTGTTGTGTATCATGTAATAAACGACCAATTAATGTACTTTTTCCATCATCTACACTACCACATGTTAAGCACCGTAATAAAGGGCGATTTTTATCAGAATAACACCAAGATTTAAAATTGTCTGATGTTTTTATTTTTGTGTTTATATTACTATTCATTTTATACTATTAACCTATTAATTAAAAATAACCTTGTTTTTTTTTAAACTCCATAGAACTCTTTTTATCATAATCAATTAATCGTCCTGTTCGTTCACTAGTAGTCACTTGTAATGTTTCTTTTATAATATCTAATAAGTTTTTTGCTTGTGATTCAATGGCACTAGTTAAAGGCCAGCAACCTAAAGTTCTGAAACGAATCATTTTATTTTCTATTATTTCGTGTGGTTGTATATTAATACGATCGTCGTCAATCATTAATAATATTCCATTTCTTTTTAATACCGGTCGCATTGCAGAAAAATAAAGAGAAACAATTTCAATTTTTTCTAAAAAAATATAATGCCAAATATCTAATTCCGTCCAATTTGATAAAGGAAAAACCCTCATATTTTCTCCTTTGTTAATTTGTCCATTATAATTAGACCATAATTCTGGACGTTGCTTCTTTGGATCCCATTGATGCAACCCATCTCGAAAAGAATAAATACGCTCTTTAGCTCGTGATTTTTCTTCATCCCGTCTTGCCCCGCCAAAAGCTACATCAAAATTATATTTGTTTAAAGCCTCTTTTAACGCTTCAGTTTTTAAAATATCAGTATATTTAGAACTGTCGTCAGTAAAAGGATTTAATTTTAATTCTATTCCTTTTGAATTAGTGTGTACAATTAATTCTATTTTTGAATCTTTAGCAACATAATCACGGAAAGAATACATTTCTTTAAATTTCCACCCAGTGTCAATATGTAATAAAGGAAAAGGTATTTTCCCTGGATAAAATGCTTTTTTAGCGAGATGTAACATGACTGAAGAATCTTTTC harbors:
- a CDS encoding CTP synthase yields the protein MTKNYIFITGGVVSSLGKGITAASLGAVLEARNLKVTIIKLDPYINVDPGTMSPMQHGEVFVTEDGAETDLDLGHYERFIHTKMTHLNNFTTGSIYSEVLQKERRGDYLGSTIQVIPHITNAIKERIILCAKNNDIILVEIGGTVGDIESLPFLEAIRQMAVDIGRKNIIYIHLTLVPYISTAGEIKTKPTQHSVKELLSIGIQPDILICRSEKKVQIKERKKISLFCNVPVNAVISLKDVKSIYTIPKLLQKQKLDQYICEYFKINAPEANLKTWEKLIDAEKNSHNTVIIGIIGKYITLPDAYKSVIEALKHGGLKNRIKVKIKLIDSQEITNKTCVLLHKLNGIVIPGGFGDRGIIGKLLSVQYARENNIPYFGICLGMQIAIIEFAKNVVGIINANSTEFDSQCTFPIIDLMKKEKNIIYNIEKKNTNINFGGTMRLGSQTCKLKKNSLSRHLYDKEKIIERHRHRYEVNNILFKKIEKAGLIATGHSENNNIIEIVEILHHPWFVACQFHPEFTSTPRDGHPLFIDFIKSAAKNKNFKKV
- the cysC gene encoding adenylyl-sulfate kinase, whose product is MNNNKKNDIFWKQYDITRIHREKNHNHKSIVIWFTGLSGSGKSTIANAVETFLFRHGISTYLLDGDNVRSGLCSDLSFSTSDRKENIRRIGEVTKIILDTGIIVLVSIISPYEYDRNMVYQLLGRKNVVEVYVDTPLSICEKRDTKGLYKKARSGKISNFTGLQLAYEIPQQPDLHLNGTLILESNVKKIIQMLHNRNFISLNLN
- the eno gene encoding phosphopyruvate hydratase encodes the protein MSKITKIIAREIIDSRGNPTVESEVHLLDGCIGIASIPSGASTGSKEAVELRDEDKNRFMGRGVKKAVSSVNTIISHALKNKNSCNQKEIDNIMIQLDGTENKSKLGANAILSVSLATAKAAALSKKIPLYAHISELNNTDNIFSMPLPMMNIINGGKHASNNIDLQEFMIQPISAVNIKNAIRIGCEIFQSLGEVLKDYRMNTTVGDEGGYAPNLTSNAEAFNLIYKAIKKTKYKLEKDITLAIDCAASEIYDKKKKKYELKGENLSLNSIEFTDYLEKLSNQYPILSIEDGQDESDWSGFLYQTKKLGDKLQLVGDDLFVTNTKILKKGIKKGIANAILIKPNQIGTLTETLSAIQMAKNAKYNVIISHRSGETEDSFISDLSVGTSSGQIKTGSMSRSDRTSKYNQLIRIEERIGKQNVPFFHFKKI
- the cysN gene encoding sulfate adenylyltransferase subunit CysN translates to MNSNINTKIKTSDNFKSWCYSDKNRPLLRCLTCGSVDDGKSTLIGRLLHDTQQIYVDQLNVLKNDSKRYGTQDKDTIDLALLVDGLQDEREQGITIDVAYRYFSTNQRKFIIADTPGHEQYTRNMVTGASTCDLSILLVDARKGLSKQTYRHTFISSLLGIKYFIVAINKMDLVEYKKDIYLNIKKQFLIFSEKISHNLKIFFVPISSLLGDNIVFPSSFMAWYDGITLLRILETIDIHHHTNIEEIRFPVQYINRPNANFRGYSGTLVSGKMLVGQKIKILPANISSRIARIVTFEKDLKIAYSGQAITVVLEDDIDISRGDFLVNVNSDLIAHKKAVIDVVWMTDTTLLVGQEYMIKLSGKKTRVYIEKILYTIDINTLKKIKSNKLSLNNIGRIQIIFNIPMIFDSYQDNRFTGNIILIDLLTNNTVGAGMIVESINEKIIKKEPDMKQFELDLRSLICQYFPHWSINIDNINKGCK
- the cysD gene encoding sulfate adenylyltransferase subunit CysD gives rise to the protein MFKENSTHLRQLESESIYIMREVMADFDSPVMLYSIGKDSSVMLHLAKKAFYPGKIPFPLLHIDTGWKFKEMYSFRDYVAKDSKIELIVHTNSKGIELKLNPFTDDSSKYTDILKTEALKEALNKYNFDVAFGGARRDEEKSRAKERIYSFRDGLHQWDPKKQRPELWSNYNGQINKGENMRVFPLSNWTELDIWHYIFLEKIEIVSLYFSAMRPVLKRNGILLMIDDDRINIQPHEIIENKMIRFRTLGCWPLTSAIESQAKNLLDIIKETLQVTTSERTGRLIDYDKKSSMEFKKKQGYF